The Brassica oleracea var. oleracea cultivar TO1000 chromosome C7, BOL, whole genome shotgun sequence sequence CGTTCTAAAAGGTTGCACAACTTTGGAGCGCACCCCACGCATTGATCAGCTAAAGACTCTTGAACTTCTTGATCTCTCTTGTTGCACTAGAATCAAACGTAATGATGTTACAGATATGATCAAACCACTGGATACAGGAGGACTGAGAGAAATAGAATCTGGATCAATGGTGTTCTCCACTCAAGGGAAGACTTCGGATAACACAGAGAAGTTTTGAGATTACAAAATTTTAAAACCTTTTTATGTTGAATACCTTTGAGTCGCTCCAAAATTTAAGCTTGCTAGATACTCTTCTAGATGGATTAGGGCAACAAGTGAAGATGCTGTTCAATATTTTATCTATTCTAATAAAGGACGATTAGAAGAAGATTATATAGCTTGTTTGCCTTTGGTTTTATTCGAATTGTATTTTTACTCTGTTTATTCTCTTCCTCTGTGTTTGTTATCGTGGAAGACAAGCTACTGTTACTTCCTAAATAGGAAACCCTTATTTAGTGGATAAGTCCAATTTGGTCTGCATGGCTGCCAGTTTTGTGATATATATATCTTCCTTACCAATGGTGGTTGTTAAACAAGAACACTCAGTTATGATGATCGTTGATAGGTGGGAAATGATGAAGCTAAATCTCGAAAAAAATAGAATTAAGTGTTTAATTTGAATTCGACTCGTACTGGATATGTACAATCGATTGTACGTTATTTGAAAAACGTTTATTGATTGATCAAGAGACGGATAACAAGAGAAATGATAAGATTTTTTGAGAATTAGCTCAACTCGGCAAGTACACATAGAATAATGAAAACTCTAGTTCTTGTCCCGAGAATCGTGTGTTTGTGAATGTCTTTCTTGGTCTTTGGCCTTCTCTTTATATATAAGTCTTTTTTTCCTTTTTCTCTTTTAAATCGGCTTAGACTTGTGCCGATTTCAACTGAACCGAACCAATTTATGTTTACCGAAGACTTTGTCCGATGGATATAATCCATCTCTAACAATAAGTTTCTCCCTAGTTCATTGTAAGAGTAGGTTTTGAGGGTAAAGAACTCGGCACTTATCTTTCAAATTCAAATGAACGCTGAATTTCCTCCTCGGCATAATGAACGTTTATCGCGCCATGCCCATACCTTATAAATAAAGAGTTGTGTGGAGCGTTGAGGTAAAGTAGATGATGATTGAGGAATCAGTTATGAATTTTTATCACGGTGTAATCACAGGAGGACGTTACGCTAATGCTTAGAGTATAATAAATAGATGAAATAGATGTCGTCATTCAAAGCGTAGGCAAGATATCAAGGCAAACTTGTAAAGCTGGTTTTCTCTGGTTGGATTTGGATTTGCTCAGTTTCTGCTCTGACGGAGATCCTCAAAAAAGCTACTGTTTTTTTTCAAGAGAGGCAAACATTTTACAGCTTTTGATGTAGACACTCAAACAAGATTTATAACAACAAACTCTCTTAATTTTATTGATATCATACTAAGATAAATATATCAAGAAACTATTGAGCTTATATTTATTCACGGTGAAGATATTTCCTTCACCATTGATGATTGATATTATCATCACACGATGTTAATGCATTTACATTTTTGTAATCATAAATTTAAAAACCATGCTCTTCTTCTCAAGAGACTCAAAAATCTACCTCCACCTTGTATTTCTCCCTCTACCACTGGATTTGCAACCACATTTGCATCAGAAGAACCAGTATTAGTTTCAACTATCACTGGAGTTGCTTCAGCGTTTGCCTCCAAAGCACCATTATTAGATTCATAAATCATTGGATTTGCGTCAGCATTTGCATTCCAAGAACCATTATCAGATTCACAAACGAAACTAAAACCGCACTTTAGTACCTCACAGTTTGCAGCCTCACAAGTACCATCCGTGACCTTAAATTCAATGGAAGCCTTAGCAGGAATACACCCTTCCTTAAGGCCAACTTCTCTACTTTTGTTGATATTCAACCAACTAGTGAAGCCAATGAAAACATGAGTAGATTTGACTGTGCATTGCTCATTGCCTGCCTCGGATAAACCTCCAACATCACAGTTGGAAAAGCTAGCAGAGGATGTTCCGATGGCATTTTTGAAGTCACATATGCATTTCACCATGACGTTGTTGTTTTGGATTTTGTAGTCATGAAATGAGACAATAGCACATAGAGCTATTCCAACAAACCCACTTTCACTCCAATGTCTAGGCAGCTCTGGCTTTATGACTGCTCCAGAGGCTTTGTGATTGAACCATGCCGGAACTTCAATTCCGGGAAAGCAAGTGCCAACCAAAACTTCAAAAGCAAGTCCCTGTAAAGTAAAACCAAAGATAAGTAATACATTCACTGTATTAGAAATGCTTTTCACTTTATACACACACTAAAATTTTTTTTCTGAATATGTAATATACCCTACTTATTGTTAGGTAGGTTAGAAAAAAAAATACCTTATTTTGGCGGTTCAGTGCATCTGAAATTAGACGACTCTTATTGTGAGCATAGCACATGATCTCGTTCATTGCAACATGCTCCAATTTTTCACAGTTGGTGAAAATAAATGAGGATGGGACCTGCTCTGTTGATGGCAAGAGACTGGCCAAAGGACTGGCAACTGTTCTTAGTGAGGTGCAACCATGTGCATCTAAGCATTGTAGGTTCGGTGGGAGGGTCGAAAGAGATGTCAGATTACTGCAATACGTCAAGTCAATCCATTTCAAATGATAGAGTTGACTGATGCTTGATTGCAAGCTGCTGATCTTATCATTTCTACTTAAGCATAGACGCCGCAACAAGGATAATCCAGTCATCCGGAGTTGTATCCGTTGTAAAGCCAATTGGTCGATGGAGTTATTACCAGAATGTAATAATGTACTTGGAAGCTCTTTGATCGACGTCCCATCGAGTAATAAAATTTGAAGATTCTCCATAATTTCCTCAACATGGGGAAAATTTGTAAGCCTTGAACAACCAGAGAGTATCAGTTCTTGAAGAGCTTTAAGCTTGTCAAGACAGTCTGGTAGAGACTCAAGTTCATTGCAGTCTTTCAGATTCAAAACAATAAGTTTTCCGAGGTTTTGGATGGACGGAGGGAGTCCCTTAATCGCAGTACCATCTAAATGTAGATATTCAAGATTATCAGAAATTACCTGAAATTCGTTGAACATTTTACAGTCACTGAGGATGAGAGTCTTGAGAGAGATTAAGTTATTAATGTCTGGGAGAGACAAGAGCCTTGTGCATCCTCTGAGATTCAAGAAAGCAAGACTCTTCATATTTTCTATACCTTCTGGCAACTTATCAAGCTTAGTGCAACCTTCAAGACTCAACCGTCTAAGAGATATAGCATTTGACAAAGCTGAAATGTCGTTCAAGTTAGTCGAATGAGTTAGATCTACCCACTTTAAATTTGGTGTATCCTGTGACAACCATTCAACACATAGCGCGATCAGCTAAGCTACATAGGTTATTTTAGATATTTAATTCAATATTAAAAGTATAAATAAAACACCTTAGTCTCTCTCCAAACCCTTTTAATCTTGCTGTAAGGCAGCCTAAGGTCAATAAGATTCTCTGGGTTGAAGTCTGGCGGAAGTTCCTCCAGTGGAAATTTCAGCCAGTGAAGATATCGGATCTCTTTCAAGGGAAACTCAAGTCCCTCAGGCAAGTTTACTTTGCCGTCAATAGGCTCACATTGCCGAGGACAGCCAGAGTCAAAAAATTTGAGGTACCGCAGATTCGGCATCTTAATCAAAGCTTTACGTTCTAAGGCTATTCCCTTGCCTATTTTGGACATATCTAGGAATACACCTCGTGCACTAACAGTTCCCTGCTAACAGTAGATATAATATATTAGAGCAAAGCTTTACGTTCTAAGGCTATTTTATTCCCTTGCCATTTCCATTGTAGTTTCCTATTTTCTTTCTCTCTTAAAACAGAATACGAAGTTTAGAATAACAATGAGTTAGAAATGCTCTTATCGACACCCAAATGAAATTTAATCTAAACTAGGGGTGTTCAATCCGGATATCGGTTCGGTTTCGGTTCGGTTTTTTCGGTTTTCGGTATTTCGGTTAGTAAAATATAACTACCATTCTAAATCCATATTTACTTCGGTTCGGTTCGGTTTATATATCGGTTTTCGGTTTATTCGGTTTTATACCAAAAAACATAATTCTTTATTTGGGATCATATTATATGAATTTTAGAGTCTTGTTGTCAACACATTCATTTATTAAAAAATATTATAAGTTTAAATAAAAGAACAAAAATAAAAAATGTTTCTATCATCTAATAAAATAATCAAATCTATAATTAAAATCAAAGCTCAAAATTTCGATAATAAAAATAAAAAAAGCAAAAAATAAAACAGAAGCACGAAGCACAAAAAATAAGTTATTATATTCTTTCATATTTAGCGTTCATCAAAGTCATGTTTCTTGTATTAAACACAAAAATCTATTCGTGTATAGATAAAAAAAATTGTGAAGAATTTCCACTAATTGTTATCATCAAATTTATAATCTTTATTTCAATTTAGTCAATGCTAAATTAAAGCAAAAAGATCAAAAGAAGACTAAAAAAATAAGAAACATGTTTGCGATGAATTGTTATTTAATTATAGTTCAAGTGTTTTACAAATAAGAACTATTTTATTACTGTAAAAAATATGGTAATAGTTATTAGCAAAAAAATTAACTTATGATTTTCATACGTTGTTATAAAATATATACATATTTACATGTTTCCATTTTTTTATTCGGTTTATTCGGTTTTATCGGTTATATACCGAACCATATCCAAATCCTACGGTTTTTTAAAAATCATATCCATTCGGTTAGTATGGTATATACCAAATCCAAACCATATTATCTATTTCGGTGGTTCGGTTCGGTACGGTTTCGGTTTTTCCATATTGAACAGCGCTAATCTAAACACAAAATATAAAAACTAATGAGGAAGTTGTATGTTCTAGAGAATTCTCCTGCTTACCTTTTTGAGGACCAGAGCCTCACAAGCATCTTGACGATTCCACAATCTACTTTTCCCCAAATTTTTTTCAACTGATGAACCAATTTCTTTTCCCAGCGTACAAAAGAGATTATGCATATCTACTCGGCCCGCAGAGATATTTATCATGAACTTGTCGGCGAGATCTCTAACTTCGCTTCCAGCTTCACCAGAGTTAGTGTCCAGTAAATGTTGTACATAATCTTCTTCCTCGGATCTAAAGAAACAAGCTATGTCGAGAAATGCATGTTTCTGCATCTCAGTCAGGTCGTCATAACTGGTTCTTAGTTCTCTTCCGATGTTCTCATTGCAACAATGTGGCAGCGTTTCTAGTCTCCTTCTCCAGTGAGCCTCATTTTCCCCGCAAAGCTCATTTCCCAATTCCTGGAGAGCTAGTGGATTGCCTCCGGCATATTCCACAAACATTTTTGACATTTCAATGAAATTCTCTGGGGGATGATCACAGTCTTGACCATTGAAGGCATGATGGCTGAAGAGCTGTAGAGCTTCTTTGTCGTTCAATCCAGGGACCACGTATGTATCTTCAACTAAATCTGCTATCAATCCCTTGTCACGTGTTGTTATCACAATCTTGCTTCCTTTCTTAATAAGTCCGGGGTTCGTCCGAAGGAACTCGAGTTGTTTCTTGTCGCTCACGTCATCTAGAACGACAAAAATCTTTACATTGCCTGTCCTTTGGAGTTGAGCATTTAGAAGCGTGTTCTTCACCCAATCATAGTCGTCTTTGGACTTTTCACGGAATCCCCGGAAAAACTCATTGAACAAAAACTTGTACTGCCACTCTTGATGATGCATTTCCGCGAGGGCTGTTTTACCAGTCCCAGGCATCCCAACAATTCCAACGATTTGAGTTTCTTCGGATTTGAAATCTATCTTTTCTTCCAATTGCTTCAGGACTTCTTTCATTCCATTGCTGGGGAAAGGCGCTATCGGCTGTAAGATGTCTCCAGATGAAGCATTTCCAATAGAATTCATAGAGGACATACTAGTAGAAACCATGTTGGTTCCTTCCTCTCTTTCGATCAAGGCTATCACGGTCTTCAG is a genomic window containing:
- the LOC106302975 gene encoding disease resistance-like protein CSA1, with product MASSSTPMVNGHPQERPQVFINFRGEELRKNFVSHLEDALKDEDINYFIDTMADPGDEMVNLFNHIEESKVALAVFSERYSESNWCLDELVKIMERVDEKKLRIFPIFFHVKVGDVKYQKGKFGENLRKGEGRDLCNMDKWKKALQSVSRIVGLRLEADSDRTESNFISQVVEKLKTVIALIEREEGTNMVSTSMSSMNSIGNASSGDILQPIAPFPSNGMKEVLKQLEEKIDFKSEETQIVGIVGMPGTGKTALAEMHHQEWQYKFLFNEFFRGFREKSKDDYDWVKNTLLNAQLQRTGNVKIFVVLDDVSDKKQLEFLRTNPGLIKKGSKIVITTRDKGLIADLVEDTYVVPGLNDKEALQLFSHHAFNGQDCDHPPENFIEMSKMFVEYAGGNPLALQELGNELCGENEAHWRRRLETLPHCCNENIGRELRTSYDDLTEMQKHAFLDIACFFRSEEEDYVQHLLDTNSGEAGSEVRDLADKFMINISAGRVDMHNLFCTLGKEIGSSVEKNLGKSRLWNRQDACEALVLKKGTVSARGVFLDMSKIGKGIALERKALIKMPNLRYLKFFDSGCPRQCEPIDGKVNLPEGLEFPLKEIRYLHWLKFPLEELPPDFNPENLIDLRLPYSKIKRVWRETKDTPNLKWVDLTHSTNLNDISALSNAISLRRLSLEGCTKLDKLPEGIENMKSLAFLNLRGCTRLLSLPDINNLISLKTLILSDCKMFNEFQVISDNLEYLHLDGTAIKGLPPSIQNLGKLIVLNLKDCNELESLPDCLDKLKALQELILSGCSRLTNFPHVEEIMENLQILLLDGTSIKELPSTLLHSGNNSIDQLALQRIQLRMTGLSLLRRLCLSRNDKISSLQSSISQLYHLKWIDLTYCSNLTSLSTLPPNLQCLDAHGCTSLRTVASPLASLLPSTEQVPSSFIFTNCEKLEHVAMNEIMCYAHNKSRLISDALNRQNKGLAFEVLVGTCFPGIEVPAWFNHKASGAVIKPELPRHWSESGFVGIALCAIVSFHDYKIQNNNVMVKCICDFKNAIGTSSASFSNCDVGGLSEAGNEQCTVKSTHVFIGFTSWLNINKSREVGLKEGCIPAKASIEFKVTDGTCEAANCEVLKCGFSFVCESDNGSWNANADANPMIYESNNGALEANAEATPVIVETNTGSSDANVVANPVVEGEIQGGGRFLSLLRRRAWFLNL